One genomic region from Dioscorea cayenensis subsp. rotundata cultivar TDr96_F1 unplaced genomic scaffold, TDr96_F1_v2_PseudoChromosome.rev07_lg8_w22 25.fasta BLBR01001848.1, whole genome shotgun sequence encodes:
- the LOC120257086 gene encoding uncharacterized protein LOC120257086: MEPKDRPHRATTTSGASELFICFTSRPSNTSNSAATTMRVPPPSPSCPRRAPVPHHSPPPSAAASVAAAASKAGEQSPMFPAAVTAAAARKKGCSFEAAEPSSPKVTCIGQVRPWRGLDLRGEVEEKPALEELELELEKVRRSAGLGGFVRLCVRLDRRSIALFRVEVVGGLHFVHLQRLVLKWRRRRGGKGLLVVVLCLGWMMAVQESEEGKGGEVVGLVVQENGRREVSLVVEKVEEEKERVEMEVEVVEENRGSVCVPPKNALLLMRCRSDPVRMAALATRFWGSPAAAKVGAEEGKKKKKKKKNNNNSKERRRRSCCCSCKEDTAGVSQRRRAKRRRRRRTQTKAMDSEKVCSKVEAGETKRELPDCLLLMMYEPKLSMEVSKETWVCSTDFLQWRPKEVVPAAPAPPLKNRPKDPAPPLSEEVRRAGWHG, encoded by the exons ATGGAACCCAAAGACCGCCCTCACCGTGCAACCACCACCTCCGGAGCCAGTGAACTCTTCATCTGCTTCACCTCCCGTCCTTCCAACACCTCCAACTCGGCCGCCACCACCATGCGTGTCCCTCCGCCAAGTCCCTCATGTCCCCGGCGCGCACCGGTGCCCCATCACTCTCCTCCTCCCTCAGCCGCCGCCTCCGTAGCAGCGGCAGCGTCAAAGGCCGGCGAACAGTCCCCCATGTTCCCCGCCGCCGTCACCGCCGCCGCCGCACGCAAGAAAGGCTGCTCTTTTGAAGCTGCTGAGCCTTCCTCTCCGAAAGTCACTTGCATTGGCCAA GTGCGGCCATGGCGAGGTCTAGATCTCAGAGGAGAAGTGGAGGAGAAGCCAGCTTTAGAAGAGCTGGAGTTGGAGTTGGAGAAGGTGAGAAGGAGTGCAGGCCTTGGGGGTTTTGTGAGGCTTTGCGTTCGTTTGGATCGGAGATCAATTGCTTTGTTCCGTGTAGAGGTGGTGGGAGGTCTTCATTTTGTTCATCTTCAAAGGCTGGTTTTGAagtggaggaggagaagaggaggAAAGGGTCTTCTTGTGGTGGTGCTGTGTTTGGGGTGGATGATGGCTGTGCAGGAGAGTGAGGAAGGGAAAGGTGGTGAAGTTGTGGGTTTGGTTGTGCAGGAGAATGGGAGAAGAGAGGTGAGTTTGGTGGTTGAGAAGGTGGAGGAGGAGAAAGAGAGGGTGGagatggaggtggaggtggtggaGGAGAATAGAGGGAGTGTTTGTGTTCCTCCAAAGAATGCTTTGTTGTTGATGAGATGCAGGTCTGATCCTGTTCGAATGGCTGCTCTTGCTACCAGGTTTTGGGGTTCTCCAGCTGCTGCCAAAGTTGGAGCtgaagaagggaagaagaagaagaagaagaagaagaacaacaacaacagcaaagaaagaagaagaagaagctgttGCTGTTCATGT AAAGAAGACACAGCTGGAGTTTctcaaagaagaagagcaaagaggaggagaaggaggagaaccCAAACAAAAGCCATGGATTCAGAGAAAGTTTGTAGCAAAGTGGAAGCAGGGGAGACCAAGAGAGAGCTCCCTGATtgcttgttgttgatgatgtatGAACCTAAGCTTTCCATGGAGGTCTCCAAAGAGACCTGGGTTTGCAGCACTGATTTCCTTCAATGGCGGCCGAAGGAAGTGGTACCCGCCGCGCCGGCGCCGCCGTTGAAGAACAGACCCAAAGATCCTGCTCCGCCGTTGTCGGAGGAGGTGAGAAGAGCTGGTTGGCACGGCTGA